One Rhipicephalus sanguineus isolate Rsan-2018 unplaced genomic scaffold, BIME_Rsan_1.4 Seq1143, whole genome shotgun sequence DNA segment encodes these proteins:
- the LOC119376281 gene encoding uncharacterized protein LOC119376281 — MLPRALLVRSRHCSGCLRASTSAPGSHDVESDTSKSQERFGKHEASEVAFSPTRLEDITHNYARASDDEAASVPAEHVGENADAYSCGSNVSLYAHMQSNVPEPFEAESPEAPTSLNMPGGGGQSTSYMYLSGKRSSAK, encoded by the coding sequence ATGCTgccacgagctctgctggtgcGATCGCGCCACTGTAGTGGCTGCCTTCGAGCCAGTACCTCTGCACCGGGCTCACACGACGTCGAGAGCGACACGTCCAAGAGCCAGGAGCGTTTCGGCAAGCACGAAGCGAGCGAGGTCGCCTTCAGCCCGACTCGGCTCGAGGACATCACGCACAACTACGCGAGGGCCAGTGACGACGAGGCCGCCTCCGTACCCGCAGAGCACGTTGGCGAAAATGCGGATGCCTACAGCTGCGGCAGTAACGTGAGCCTCTACGCACACATGCAGAGCAACGTGCCGGAGCCTTTCGAGGCCGAGTCGCCCGAAGCACCGACCAGCCTCAACATGCCCGGAGGCGGCGGACAATCTACGTCGTACATGTATCTCTCTGGAAAACGAAGCTCCGCAAAATAG